A window of Pseudomonas mucidolens contains these coding sequences:
- the msrQ gene encoding protein-methionine-sulfoxide reductase heme-binding subunit MsrQ translates to MRYSIWRVGVFIAALVWPLLWLYEAWSFALGPDPGKVLVDRLGLGVLILLLITLSMTPLQKLSGWAGWIAVRRQLGLWCFAYVVLHLAAYCVFILGLDWSQLGVELSKRPYIIVGALGFLGLLALAVTSNRYSRRRLGVRWKKLHRLVYVILGLGLLHMLWIVRADLKEWVIYASIGALLLIIRVPPVMRRIPRLTAKKTSSATKA, encoded by the coding sequence ATGCGTTACTCGATCTGGCGAGTCGGCGTGTTTATTGCGGCCTTGGTGTGGCCGTTGCTTTGGCTGTATGAAGCCTGGAGTTTTGCGCTTGGGCCTGACCCGGGCAAAGTGCTGGTGGATCGACTCGGCTTGGGCGTGCTGATTCTGTTGCTGATCACCTTGAGCATGACGCCTTTGCAAAAGCTGAGTGGTTGGGCGGGGTGGATCGCCGTACGACGGCAATTGGGATTGTGGTGTTTTGCTTATGTGGTGCTGCATTTGGCGGCTTACTGCGTGTTCATCCTGGGGCTTGATTGGTCGCAGTTGGGCGTGGAGCTGAGTAAGCGTCCCTACATCATCGTCGGCGCGTTGGGGTTCCTGGGGCTGTTGGCGTTGGCAGTAACCTCTAACCGCTACAGTCGGCGCAGGCTGGGCGTGCGTTGGAAGAAGCTGCATCGTCTGGTCTATGTGATTCTCGGGCTTGGTTTGTTGCACATGTTGTGGATCGTGCGTGCGGACCTCAAGGAATGGGTTATCTATGCCTCGATAGGGGCGCTGCTTCTGATCATTCGCGTGCCACCGGTGATGCGTCGAATCCCTCGTCTGACGGCTAAAAAGACTTCTTCTGCAACAAAAGCGTAA
- the msrP gene encoding protein-methionine-sulfoxide reductase catalytic subunit MsrP, with protein MLIKVPKASDCQESEVTPESLYFSRRSLLGGALAGIAASSLPRWASADEAARYADVAPGKAPDWFAEKLPSTQWQAVTVKDEAITPFKDATHYNNFYEFGTDKGDPAANAGSLKTEPWSVVIDGEVAKPGRYALEDFMKPYQLEERIYRLRCVEAWSMVIPWIGFPISALLKQVEPTSKAKYIRFETLQDPKSMPGQRSGFALIDWPYVEGLRLDEAMNPLAILAVGMYGRELPNQNGAPLRLVVPWKYGFKSIKSIVRISLVSEQPKTTWQSIAADEYGFYANVNPTVDHPRWTQARERRLPSGLFSPNVRETQMFNGYSEEVAALYTGLDLRKNY; from the coding sequence ATGTTGATCAAAGTACCCAAAGCTTCCGACTGCCAAGAGTCGGAAGTGACCCCTGAATCCCTCTATTTTTCTCGTCGCAGCCTGCTCGGTGGCGCGCTCGCAGGTATTGCCGCGAGCAGCCTTCCTCGCTGGGCCAGCGCCGACGAAGCTGCGCGTTATGCGGATGTAGCGCCCGGCAAGGCTCCAGACTGGTTTGCCGAAAAACTGCCGAGCACCCAGTGGCAGGCCGTTACCGTCAAGGACGAGGCTATTACACCGTTCAAGGACGCAACCCATTACAACAACTTCTATGAGTTCGGTACTGATAAAGGGGATCCGGCAGCCAATGCGGGATCGCTCAAGACCGAACCCTGGAGTGTGGTGATTGATGGTGAGGTCGCGAAGCCTGGGCGTTATGCCCTGGAAGACTTCATGAAACCCTATCAGTTGGAAGAGCGGATTTATCGTCTGCGCTGTGTCGAAGCATGGTCGATGGTTATTCCGTGGATCGGTTTCCCGATCTCGGCCCTGCTCAAGCAGGTCGAGCCGACATCCAAGGCCAAGTACATTCGCTTCGAGACCCTGCAGGATCCGAAAAGCATGCCGGGGCAGCGCTCCGGTTTTGCCTTGATCGATTGGCCTTATGTAGAAGGGTTACGCCTGGATGAAGCGATGAATCCTTTGGCGATCCTGGCGGTGGGGATGTATGGCCGGGAGTTGCCCAATCAGAATGGTGCACCGTTGCGGTTGGTGGTGCCTTGGAAGTACGGCTTCAAGAGCATCAAGTCGATCGTGCGGATCAGTCTGGTCAGCGAGCAACCGAAAACCACCTGGCAAAGCATTGCCGCGGATGAGTATGGCTTTTATGCCAACGTGAATCCCACGGTTGATCACCCGCGCTGGACGCAGGCACGGGAGCGTCGCCTACCGAGTGGGTTGTTCAGTCCTAACGTGCGTGAAACGCAGATGTTCAACGGCTACTCCGAAGAAGTCGCTGCTCTCTATACCGGCCTTGACCTGCGGAAGAATTATTGA
- the pssA gene encoding CDP-diacylglycerol--serine O-phosphatidyltransferase, whose amino-acid sequence MSERPEEPNQASDAESLLPIDEHVEEGHDAEGRKVRHRGIYLLPNLFTTANLFAGFYSIINSMSAQSALAAGDAASASKYFGFAAIAIFVAMVLDGLDGRVARMTNTQSAFGAEYDSLSDMVAFGVAPALLAFAWALGDMGKVGWMVAFIYVAGAALRLARFNTQVGTADKRYFIGLASPAAAGVVAGIVWAFSDYGIQGSRMSFLVALMVAAAGMLMVSNIKYNSFKELDLKGRVPFVAILAVVLVFAVVFSDPPRILLLVFLAYAASGPVQYLLHLRRRKTLP is encoded by the coding sequence ATGAGCGAACGTCCCGAAGAGCCAAACCAGGCCTCTGACGCCGAAAGCCTGCTACCGATCGATGAGCATGTCGAGGAAGGCCATGATGCTGAAGGCCGTAAAGTCCGGCACCGTGGCATCTATCTTCTGCCAAACCTGTTCACCACGGCGAACCTGTTTGCCGGGTTCTACTCCATCATTAACTCCATGAGTGCCCAGAGCGCGCTGGCGGCCGGCGATGCAGCCAGTGCGAGCAAGTACTTTGGTTTCGCCGCAATCGCGATCTTTGTTGCCATGGTCCTTGATGGCCTGGATGGACGCGTCGCACGGATGACCAATACCCAGAGTGCCTTCGGCGCCGAGTATGACTCGCTGTCGGACATGGTTGCCTTTGGCGTGGCGCCTGCGTTGCTGGCATTTGCCTGGGCGCTGGGGGATATGGGCAAAGTCGGCTGGATGGTGGCCTTCATCTATGTGGCGGGTGCCGCGTTGCGCCTGGCGCGCTTCAATACCCAGGTGGGTACCGCCGATAAACGCTATTTCATCGGTCTGGCCAGTCCGGCAGCGGCGGGTGTCGTGGCGGGTATTGTCTGGGCGTTCAGCGATTACGGAATCCAGGGTTCCAGAATGTCGTTCCTGGTTGCCTTGATGGTGGCGGCAGCGGGCATGCTGATGGTCAGCAATATAAAGTACAACAGCTTCAAGGAGCTGGACCTCAAGGGGCGCGTGCCGTTTGTTGCAATCCTTGCGGTAGTGCTGGTGTTCGCCGTGGTGTTCAGTGATCCGCCACGTATTCTGCTGCTGGTGTTCCTCGCGTATGCCGCGTCGGGCCCGGTGCAATACTTGCTGCATCTGCGCAGACGCAAAACATTGCCTTAA
- the ilvC gene encoding ketol-acid reductoisomerase encodes MKVYYEKDCDLSIIQGKKVAIIGYGSQGHAQACNLKDSGVDVTVGLRKGSATVAKAEAHGLKVTDVASAVAAADLVMILTPDEFQSALYKNEIEPNIKKGATLAFSHGFAIHYNQVVPRADLDVIMIAPKAPGHTVRSEFVKGGGIPDLIAIYQDASGNAKNVALSYAAGVGGGRTGIIETTFKDETETDLFGEQAVLCGGTVELVKAGFETLVEAGYAPEMAYFECLHELKLIVDLMYEGGIANMNYSISNNAEYGEYVTGPEVINAESRQAMRNALKRIQDGEYAKMFISEGATGYPSMTAKRRNNAAHGIEIIGEQLRSMMPWIGANKIVDKAKN; translated from the coding sequence ATGAAAGTTTATTACGAAAAAGATTGTGACCTGTCGATCATCCAGGGCAAGAAAGTCGCCATCATCGGCTACGGCTCCCAGGGTCACGCGCAAGCCTGCAACCTGAAAGATTCCGGTGTTGACGTGACTGTCGGCCTGCGTAAAGGCTCGGCCACTGTTGCCAAGGCAGAAGCCCACGGCCTGAAAGTGACTGACGTTGCTTCCGCCGTTGCTGCTGCCGACCTGGTCATGATCCTGACCCCGGACGAGTTCCAGTCCGCGCTGTACAAGAACGAAATCGAACCGAACATCAAGAAGGGCGCTACCCTGGCCTTCTCCCACGGTTTCGCGATTCACTACAACCAGGTTGTGCCGCGCGCTGACCTCGACGTGATCATGATCGCGCCGAAAGCGCCAGGCCACACCGTGCGTTCCGAGTTCGTCAAGGGCGGCGGTATTCCTGACCTGATCGCGATCTACCAGGACGCTTCGGGCAACGCCAAAAACGTTGCGCTGTCCTACGCCGCTGGCGTCGGTGGCGGTCGTACCGGCATCATCGAAACCACCTTCAAGGACGAGACTGAAACCGACCTGTTCGGCGAACAAGCCGTTCTGTGCGGCGGTACCGTTGAGCTGGTCAAGGCTGGTTTCGAAACCCTGGTTGAAGCTGGCTACGCGCCGGAAATGGCCTACTTCGAATGCCTGCATGAACTGAAGCTGATCGTTGACCTCATGTACGAAGGCGGTATCGCCAACATGAACTACTCGATCTCCAACAACGCCGAATACGGCGAGTACGTGACTGGTCCGGAAGTGATCAACGCCGAGTCCCGTCAGGCCATGCGCAACGCCCTGAAACGCATTCAGGACGGCGAGTACGCCAAAATGTTCATCAGCGAAGGTGCAACCGGCTACCCTTCGATGACCGCCAAGCGTCGTAACAACGCCGCCCACGGTATCGAAATCATCGGTGAGCAACTGCGCTCCATGATGCCGTGGATCGGTGCCAATAAGATCGTCGACAAAGCCAAGAACTAA
- the ilvN gene encoding acetolactate synthase small subunit: MRHIISLLLENEPGALSRVVGLFSQRNYNIESLTVAPTEDPTLSRLTLTTVGHDEVIEQITKNLNKLIEVVKLVDLSESAHIERELMLVKVKATGAQRAEIKRTTDIYRGQIVDVSASVYTVQLTGTSDKLDSFIQSIGTASILETVRSGVTGIARGDKVLSI; encoded by the coding sequence ATGCGGCACATTATCTCCCTGCTTCTGGAGAACGAACCGGGCGCTTTGTCTCGTGTGGTCGGCCTGTTTTCGCAACGCAACTACAACATCGAAAGCCTGACTGTGGCCCCGACCGAAGACCCGACGCTGTCGCGTCTGACATTGACTACAGTGGGGCATGATGAGGTGATCGAGCAGATCACCAAAAACCTCAACAAGCTGATCGAAGTGGTCAAGCTGGTCGACCTGTCGGAAAGTGCCCACATCGAACGTGAGTTGATGCTGGTCAAGGTCAAGGCCACTGGCGCCCAGCGTGCCGAGATCAAACGCACTACTGATATTTACCGCGGGCAGATCGTCGATGTGAGCGCCAGCGTTTACACCGTCCAACTGACCGGTACCAGTGACAAGCTTGACAGTTTCATCCAGTCGATCGGAACAGCTTCGATTCTGGAAACGGTACGCAGTGGTGTCACCGGGATTGCCCGTGGCGACAAAGTACTCAGCATCTAA